The following DNA comes from Poecilia reticulata strain Guanapo linkage group LG5, Guppy_female_1.0+MT, whole genome shotgun sequence.
TTATTCAATCActtcaacttttaaaagtaGTGCTGTTATGTGTTCCCAGGCACATAgtgcacaataaagtaactatgttaccttcagttgttataaaaatgctgcacatattaaacatgacttaaaataaatctgactttgtaattttacGCCTTGAAATTGACTTCTGTCTCTGTGAggagctcctgctctttccgactCTCTGCCTTCAGCAAATCATCACAACAATCTCTCATCATTACAACGTCGATTGGATTACAGTCCAGTGATTTCTTTGGAKCGTTGGACTGAAATGGTCTGTATTTTAATGGTTTCCTACATTTATATCCATATTTATAGGTTTRTGGTTAATAGCTGACACAAGGTTAAAAATTTAAAGAGTTTGAAAGACTAGCAAACTGGACAATAAGCtatgtatgttttatttcttcttgctCAAcccaaaagcacaaaaaacaatgtctaCTCCAGATAAGAGATTATTAGAGAGGCTACATTGTCACTGAACCCAGATGCAAACTCAAAGtggatgttaaatattttttgattcagAGATAAATGCTGCTACTGTAATATTATGYTGTTTTTGTTCCTGATTAACAGACAGAATTAAACAGAAACCTTTGGATACCTTCTAACCGTCGTTTAGCTTCTTCAAACCCAAACTCAGGGTTAGATTCCAGGACCCTgtatgtataaaaacaaaagtatgagaaaacagtttgaaacaAACTTAAGAATGATTCCAATGGATCACAGTATTCCGatgaaaaaatgcaaagttccaaataaaataaaaaaggattaGGACTGAACTGCATTCAGTCTAAACATTGTAGATTACAATGTTAGACTGTAATCTACAATGTTAGATTACAGTCYAACATTGTAATCTAACATTACAATGTTAGTTTACAACACCAGAAAGAGGAGcaaagtttatttgaaaatttgCCATGGTCATAGGAGTGAAACTAATTGTTTAGTTTCAYTcctactttaaaatatttggagaTTACCAATGTACGGGTTGACTAAAGTTGAGAACACactaaaattttaaaagcagttttacaTTTGATTACCAATCAGGAAAAGTATGCGATTGTAGGAGCCASTTGGTCAATCAAGTTGGGCCAATAAATATGTTGGCGAGAGAGGATGGAAACTGAATTCTGCAAGTATGCGAGTGAGATATCCAACCCATTTCCATCACAGCcaaaacatattgaaaaattTTTGAGCAGAATTTCTTTGAGTTTGAACTAATTCCAAAttcagtttcttaaaaaaaactatttgttatttataaaaCGGTATCAGCTGATTTTGCCAACTGTACTAACAAAAGTTAGTACAGttatctaaaaaaagaaaaactggcaTATAAAAATAtgccagtttttctttttttagataaCTGTACTAACTTTTGTTTATACTTTTGTTCATATCTAAATGCTACAATTTTGTTTAagatgtaaattttttttttgaataaatccAGCTTTGatttaagaaattaatttgTGGAATAAATTATATCATGAACGTTAACTCAGGGTTTCCACCATAgttcaaaatgttcagtttgctGTAGTTGGTTTGGTAAATCATGTCCTCTGTGACCCTGTAGCAGGTGAGCAGCTGTTAGTATAAACTTCTCTTTTAAAATCTATAAACACTGTGAAAGCTGTGTAAACCATAatgtatgaaagaaaaaaaaaacacaatctcaAAATATGTACTTTATATAGTAACCTTACTCTGACACGGCCTTGGCTCCCCAGTCAAAAACATTCCCAGCCAACACGCCCCTAACCAGAGCAAACTGTCTGTCCTCCCAGCTCAGCTCCTCCAAGGACTTCACCGCTTTCTCGTAGTACTTGAGAGCAATGTCGTTTTCCCTTTCTTTAATCTGAAACGGAACAAAACGCAAGATTGCAGTCAATACAttaaaccagaaccaggcttAAGTAAGTCACACTTGCAATTGCAAGAATGATTAAACTATGACAgtgctttgtttaattttaacacaTGGGAATCATTTGTGTCGCTGTAAGACTGCACAAGACTAAAYGAGTGACAGTATGGATCAGTGAGGACCGTACTAGTGTAGAGCACAAACATAACAAGGAGAGTAACAGATTAGACAGGTTTCACTCAGACCTTAGAGTAGGGATCAGGAAAGTTGAACTCGTTTAAACAGTGTTCCCTCGTGTCTAACAGACTTCTGACAGTGAGGGATCCATAAGCACTAGGTGAGAAGAGAAGCACTCTACATTagccaaagaaaaacataaacagacaaCAGAGCTGGGATGGAAGCACGTTTTTCTCGCAGATTRTTTGCAACAGACTGAATTTATAGAAACTGAAACTCTAAGTTTGACATCAATGATTGTTTTCCCAAATCACATACCCAGACATTCAGCATCAACaaactaaattacaaaattacaaaatttaatTACAACTAATGCACACTTACTTAGCACAGCTCACTCCTAAAACCCAAATAATAGATAGAATTAACATTAAACATTCCTTTGAAATGAGGAGGCAGTAGAAGCAAGTATGAAGGCATGAAGCTAATGCAGGCAATGAGAAGGTTTTTAGTTTGGATTTAAAGGCAACCTCTAGGTTAAGCTGAAGCAGACAGGACATGCAAGAACCCTTACAATGGCTGATGGCGCAGAGTTTGGAGTTTGTGTAGATACTTCTGACGAAACTTCTCAGCTCGCTCGGCTGCCTCCGGTATGTCCGGCTGGCTCGCTACAGCTCTCTTCACCACCTGCTCCAAGAAAGAAGAGCCGCCTTCAGCCCTGTTCACAGCCTGGCTGGACTACATTTTTAGGGCTACGACTGTCACATGGCGAACATACGGAAGAGGCCATGggagaaaaaagtttgaattcgGACTTTAATCTAATACTGTGTtgagatttgttttaataaatatttcaaaacataMAATCTTTCAGATAACCTAActtcaaaagttaaaatcttcTTAAACGGCTCGGAGAGAGTAATCCTAACTGAAAAAATAAGACATAGATCTAACGGTAACAGTTCTTGTTTTTYtttatttagattttgaaaatatttttgcaactgCTCACTAGTTTGTCTGAATTAATTTCAGTTATCTTACCCCATCTAAAGCTTCTTCAAAGCAGGATAGCCAGTATTCCCGGGCCTGAGCGTCCTCTGTGAGGTCGACTGTGTCGGGGATGTAGGAGGAAGGATCCTGGAGTAGAGGCAAATTCACCAGCTGTCTATCCAGACGGTCCATCTCTAACATGTCAAACTGGAAACAGCAAAGTGATATCAATCAACGCAAACTGTAAGTTtttgctcaaaaacaaaaaaaaaaaactacaaacatttgAACTGTTGAAAATCACTAAACCTCAGCACACATACATTAGAAGTAACTTGAAAGTACTTCTTGCAGCACTGGMAGTTTTTTCTCATGTTAGTAATTTTCCTCCAATTTGGCACAAAGAAGGGTTGGAGCGACAAGTTAAGAATAAGCAGCGAGTTACAGCAGGAGTTAATCCTAAAAGCCACTAACAAGACAATTCTCCCAGCTAAACCGTGAATCTCTGCAACTTTTCCAAAGTTACCACCAGCATCTAGGTTGCCACTTTCATCAATGCTCTCTCTGCCGGGCCGGTCAGGTTAGGTATTAGGTCAAGTTGTGGCATACTGCTGTCATTTTCAGATTATGGATAGAACAATGTGTGATGCTCAAAGCACAACTCCACTTATTCAAAATCTCATACCTGATCTTTCTGGTGTGCTCCTTGGTCTTTGTGATGATGTTTGTTCACCAGTTTTCTCTRGCaaatttctcagaaaaatgAGTGTCTATAGTAAgactaaattacacacaggcGGACTATCTACTAATGAGGTGATTAAAAGGCATTAACTGTACTTATTGCATTTGATTGTATTAGTATTTGATtgtatttaagagaaaaaaacaggctaaatacaaatggaagtcatttaatttcagacatttaatttaaaggcTTTTgaacaatatataaaataattctccttctacttcacaattactATTTTATGTTCTTCAATCACATACTATGTCAAAAAAGCATATCAAAATGCAAAATCTATGGCTATAATGGTTCAAGATACTTTTGCGATGGATACTTTTGTAAGTTATTGCATACAAACTTTTCTGAACTGCATGAAAAACAACTGATCTAAAATATCATCTATGATGAATTTATTCCTaaatggatgcaaaaaaaaaaaacattcctagGGCATCTAAGAGTGAAGGAATATTCGTTTCTATTTTTCTACAGAAGAATAAAGCTTCGAAGCACCACATCAGGACACGAAAAAGCACARTACAACACTGTTATTGACCACTGGAAACACCAAAcaagtcattttaaatcatcCGGTTAGAAAATAACTTGGTTAGAAACAAATTAGAAGCAGGTGATTTAGAGCTAAGCAGCCTTACGTCAAATGGAGCAAACATGGTTTCTGCCAAGGTTTGAGAGTTAAGCTTTCACGCTATGCAACAAGGAACTGTGAGCAGAGGCAGTGCGTCAGTAAAGCAAGGAAAACACACGAAGCAGGAGGAGATACTTACAGGAAACTGAAGGAAAGAGTTAGGTGAACAGAAGAATGTGTGGAAAGGAAATGGATGATTACAATGATTatggttttaaataaagaattttaaaaaatgagaaaattatattgaaaaaaaaaacagaaaatggatgcCTTTGTGTGATAAATAGGCCAAAGGATCATATGACTTACTGTTCCACTGCGAGCACGCTGCATTGGATTCATGTCAGGAGAGACACTCATCAAACCAGAGCTTCCTGCATAATTTTCACCCCAGCTGTACTGGTTTggatctaaagaagaaaaacaacctcatAATTACATCCATTAACATGTTGATGACATTGTAATAACATGATTTTTTGATCTTTTAAATCTGGCAAAACAAGAAGATATAAAATCTAATGACACTATTTAGTTAAATCCAGTCACATGAGCTGCCGGTATGACATTGAAACAGGCGATTCAGTCATTTCAGTCCTGAGGCCATCTCTCCTCTGATTATGATGCAATCACTGAAACTGGAATATGAGAATGGTTGCAACAGCACTAGCAGTTTGTGGGTGTGTAAAATGCGtcactacatttttttcctgtgatttGTATTGCTATTTATGCTGGTTAAGCATACTCGTATGATATCActgaaatgttaacatttctgCATGGCAAGCTGTAAAATAGCAGGATTCAGCTAAGATTTTCCTCAGCACCTCCACCGCCCTACATTCCTGTGCAGAAATTCAAGCTCTTACAATTTTCtatttagctcttttttttgtactccGTCCTGATGGGAGAATATACCAGACTAATATGTCCTTACTATCTTCCTCTGCTCCTTTGAGGAAAGCTCCAATGGCTCCAAGATAGCCTTCATGTCTCAAAAACAAAGCCTGAACTTCACCCTGCAATCACAGAACATGAGGGGGCTCAACATATGAGCAACACATAGAGCAGATGACAGAATTTCTGTgtcataaaagtaaataaatcttaCCTTTGTAAAGAAATTGATGCTATAAGTTATTGTGTGCATGGTGACAGGGTGTCCTCTGATAAAGAAGCCTCCAAAgtacactctggacaggttgTGGAGTTTGGCGTACAGACAGGCTAGCTGACCGATGTCATTGCTGATCATATGGAGTAAACTCTTGGCCATGTCTTCGTCAGAGAACTctacaattcaaaaacaaattatatgaGAAAACGGTCTTCTATATGAGGAAACATATGGTCCCCTGCAAATGTAGTCGTATCACTTATGACTGCCGTGTTACAACCAAACGTTTTAATACTGTGCTGCATGAGGCATCTAAAGCTTGATATACTGTTTTATACCCTAACCTTGCTTTAAACTTTGCTGCAGTTGTGTCCCTTGACTGTTTGCTCTGTTTCTTTACCTTCATGATGCTCTTTGTTCATTACTGTTCTCTCACAAACTAGATAACTTCTGAAGGCCGTTGTCTTCATTAGATTTTAATTGTGAGTATTACACTAAAGGGGGTGGAACagaaatgcacaccacacttttcataatgtttggggaaaaaatggaaatcaTGTATAATTTCCTTTCCCAATTACAAACCTGCATTACTTTATTGTTGGGggtgaaaaaattaaaacctaaatTGTTTTGTCACAGGTTAAATGCTTTAGATCGTGAAAATATattagacaaagataacctCAGGCAAAATTAAATCCAGAATCCTCGAAGATCCTGGTTTACTTTTTGACAGAACTgcactggaataaaaaaagaatcatctAAGTCTGTGGTGTTGTGACAAAAGGGGATACACTGAAAAAGTACTGCAAGCCAAAAAAGGATTTGTATCTATTAATAATATTGGAATTCGGaataaagatgaataaactACAACAGCAGTTgctcaacagcagcagctttgctGCAGTTTCATTTCCTAACATTTGAAATATCAGCAATGGGTGAaaggcaaacattttcattcttcaTTATGACTAAATGAACCCTGTGTTAATGAAATAACGCAATGTacataatgtatttaaataacacaattatgtgtgttttagattttaacacaataatatgtttaaaaagGTTGTAGCTACTGAGTTATATCTTTAAAGACCCCACTAACTTTCACTAATGGTGGTTAAAATTGAGTTTGGTTGCCAATGTATTgaaatctaaaatatgcaggtcatgaaaaaacagaaaccaaagtCTAGATTTTCACTAAAAATTATGTTAATGAATTTTAAGTAGCTAATACACCACACTGCAGCTGCTATCAATTCAAATTgatggttctttaaaaaaatgatccaCACTGTATTTAGTTTTGTAATATCAATAAACTGCatatccaaaataataataattcttgCAGTCATCTGGGAAAATACGTATgctcaaaatatatttcaacaTGACATCCGTTTGTCTGTGTATCACCTTTGTCAGCTGTTGCTGACTTCCCAAAACTACTTGCTATTAGATCTCCAGTCAACCCCAAACATGCGTAAGATCCTCCGTAGATGTCTTTGACAAGCATATCGACGCTCGAATGCTGTCCTTTAGAGGCCAACTGTAGTAACTCATCAAATCTCTGCACAAGAGAAAGATAAATGCAGTTCAAGGTGACTGAGATGCACCGAGATGGCAGTACAATAAACGAAATAAAGTAACAACTACAGAACTTTATTAGAGATACCTTTGTTTTGGTGAGCAACGCTCCAAGGCCCCAGAATGTCCCACCGCCTATTGAGCTTCCACCTATTCGCTCAAATTTGTCCTCTGATTCAACCTGTCAAAACCACACAAAGATGTGCATAAGAGgttaaatatgtcaaaataagcaacattttcatctAAAATCTTTCCTACATCTTCAAATACATCTTAAAGAAACGTTTTCAGATTCCTGTGTCGCTTCAGTCACCTGAAATCAATCTATTTCTGAAGGAAGGAACATTCAGAAACTTTTAATCATGTTATTTAAGACTATAAAGCCATGGGAATCAACATAATATTGGTTCCTGGATTGAGCTGTAACACATATCAGATGTACATTAAGATATGCCGTCAGGTCTTCTTAGCAGACATAGTTGTGCAGTAGAAATAGCTGCAGTGGATAGAATCAGCTCCAGATatccattttcttcttgtttaagCTTTCAGTAAGGACCACAGATGGGGTTCTATCGtattaagaaaaacacagtcTTTTCCATAAAGTTTACTTTGATAGTGCTAATAAAAACTATTAGTTTATTACAGCTCtcaaaactgaacataaaatatGAACACTCTAGTCAatcattaaacataaaataaaaataaataaataaaaaaatcagcggACATAATGGCTTTAagtcagttttctctttttagctCAGATGCTCAACATACAGTATTTATTAGGGGACGCAGTTGAAACCAGAGAACCTCTGAACAGCAGTGTTATTTATGTAGGATGGAAGCAGTGAATGTTCACCGCCTGGCAGGATTTAACCAGCTCCGACATGTTCTcgtctgcttttcttttgtgtttttgtgtgtcagTTTATTTCCCGCC
Coding sequences within:
- the pank4 gene encoding 4'-phosphopantetheine phosphatase isoform X1, encoding MAECGRVDSNTSSHTMDKSITLPPDEIFRNMENAKRFAIDIGGSLTKLAYYSTVQHKVAKVRSFDHSTKEAAGDKLYEIAVQEEVTARLHFIKFENAYIETCLDFIKDHLVNTETKVIKATGGGAHKFKELIERKLGLKVDKEDEMTCLIKGCNFVLKNIPHEAFVYAKHADSEFRFQTTNPDIFPYLLVNIGSGVSIVKVESEDKFERIGGSSIGGGTFWGLGALLTKTKRFDELLQLASKGQHSSVDMLVKDIYGGSYACLGLTGDLIASSFGKSATADKEFSDEDMAKSLLHMISNDIGQLACLYAKLHNLSRVYFGGFFIRGHPVTMHTITYSINFFTKGEVQALFLRHEGYLGAIGAFLKGAEEDNPNQYSWGENYAGSSGLMSVSPDMNPMQRARSGTFPFDMLEMDRLDRQLVNLPLLQDPSSYIPDTVDLTEDAQAREYWLSCFEEALDGVVKRAVASQPDIPEAAERAEKFRQKYLHKLQTLRHQPFAYGSLTVRSLLDTREHCLNEFNFPDPYSKIKERENDIALKYYEKAVKSLEELSWEDRQFALVRGVLAGNVFDWGAKAVSEVLESNPEFGFEEAKRRLEDRPWLVDSFDQWLERLKGPPHRCALFFVDNSGVDIILGVMPFVRELLSRGTEVVLASNSGPALNDVTNSELQILTERIAAMDPVIDSALREDRLTLVQNGSSSPCLDLSRLDKVLAMLVRERQTDLVIIEGMGRAIHTNYYAMLSCESLKMAVIKNSWLADRLGGKLFSVVFKYEVPAGAGKPH
- the pank4 gene encoding 4'-phosphopantetheine phosphatase isoform X2; this encodes MAECGRVDSNTSSHTMDKSITLPPDEIFRNMENAKRFAIDIGGSLTKLAYYSTVQHKVAKVRSFDHSTKEAAGDKLYEIAVQEEVTARLHFIKFENAYIETCLDFIKDHLVNTETKVIKATGGGAHKFKELIERKLGLKVDKEDEMTCLIKGCNFVLKNIPHEAFVYAKHADSEFRFQTTNPDIFPYLLVNIGSGVSIVKVESEDKFERIGGSSIGGGTFWGLGALLTKTKRFDELLQLASKGQHSSVDMLVKDIYGGSYACLGLTGDLIASSFGKSATADKEFSDEDMAKSLLHMISNDIGQLACLYAKLHNLSRVYFGGFFIRGHPVTMHTITYSINFFTKGEVQALFLRHEGYLGAIGAFLKGAEEDNPNQYSWGENYAGSSGLMSVSPDMNPMQRARSGTFDMLEMDRLDRQLVNLPLLQDPSSYIPDTVDLTEDAQAREYWLSCFEEALDGVVKRAVASQPDIPEAAERAEKFRQKYLHKLQTLRHQPFAYGSLTVRSLLDTREHCLNEFNFPDPYSKIKERENDIALKYYEKAVKSLEELSWEDRQFALVRGVLAGNVFDWGAKAVSEVLESNPEFGFEEAKRRLEDRPWLVDSFDQWLERLKGPPHRCALFFVDNSGVDIILGVMPFVRELLSRGTEVVLASNSGPALNDVTNSELQILTERIAAMDPVIDSALREDRLTLVQNGSSSPCLDLSRLDKVLAMLVRERQTDLVIIEGMGRAIHTNYYAMLSCESLKMAVIKNSWLADRLGGKLFSVVFKYEVPAGAGKPH